One window of the Chanos chanos chromosome 11, fChaCha1.1, whole genome shotgun sequence genome contains the following:
- the pou4f2 gene encoding POU domain, class 4, transcription factor 2, translating into MMMMSLNSKQAFAMPHTSLAEPKYSNLHSSSSSSSSTLTSNAASSSCSSPRHSNTISSSSASSEAMRRTCLPTPPSNIFGGLDESLLARAEALAAVDIVSQTKSHHHHPPHHSPFKPDATYHTMNTLPCTSSSSSSPISHPSALAGHHHHHHHHHHQPHQALEGDLLDHITPGLALAGAMAGPDGSVVSTPAHPAHMAGMNHMHQAAINMAHAHGLPSHMGCMSDVDADPRDLEAFAERFKQRRIKLGVTQADVGAALANLKIPGVGSLSQSTICRFESLTLSHNNMIALKPILQAWLEEAEKSHREKLNKPELFNGAEKKRKRTSIAAPEKRSLEAYFAIQPRPSSEKIAAIAEKLDLKKNVVRVWFCNQRQKQKRMKYSACV; encoded by the exons atgatgatgatgtctcTGAACAGCAAGCAGGCGTTTGCCATGCCACACACCAGTTTAGCCGAACCCAAGTACTCCAATTtgcattcttcctcttcttcttcctcgtCCACTTTGACTTCCAACGCTGCCTCGTCTTCCTGCTCTTCCCCCAGACACAGTAAcaccatcagcagcagcagcgcgAGCTCCGAGGCGATGCGCCGAACGTGTCTCCCTACTCCACCG AGCAATATATTCGGCGGCTTGGATGAGAGCTTGCTGGCCCGCGCGGAAGCTCTGGCGGCTGTGGATATAGTCTCGCAGACCAAaagccaccaccaccacccacctCATCATAGCCCCTTCAAGCCGGACGCGACTTATCACACCATGAACACTTTACCCtgcacctcctcttcctcctcttcgcCTATTTCGCATCCGTCCGCCTTGGCCGgacatcatcaccaccaccatcaccatcatcatcaaccGCACCAGGCGCTGGAGGGAGACCTGCTGGATCATATCACTCCGGGACTGGCGCTCGCAGGGGCCATGGCAGGGCCGGACGGATCGGTGGTCTCCACGCCTGCGCACCCAGCACACATGGCGGGCATGAACCACATGCACCAGGCAGCCATAAACATGGCCCACGCCCACGGGCTTCCGTCCCACATGGGCTGTATGAGCGACGTGGACGCTGATCCAAGGGACTTGGAAGCCTTTGCTGAGCGCTTTAAGCAGCGACGGATCAAACTCGGCGTGACCCAGGCGGATGTGGGGGCAGCGCTGGCCAACCTGAAGATCCCCGGCGTCGGATCTCTTAGCCAGAGCACCATCTGCCGATTCGAGTCTCTCACGTTGTCCCACAACAATATGATCGCTCTGAAGCCGATCCTGCAAGCTTGGCTGGAAGAGGCAGAAAAGTCGCACCGAGAGAAACTCAACAAACCCGAGCTTTTCAACGGCGCCGAGAAGAAACGAAAGCGCACCTCCATCGCTGCCCCGGAGAAGAGGTCACTGGAGGCTTACTTCGCCATCCAGCCCCGTCCCTCCTCAGAAAAAATCGCCGCCATTGCAGAGAAGCTGGATCTGAAAAAGAATGTGGTTCGGGTCTGGTTTTGCAATCAGCGACAGAAACAAAAACGTATGAAGTACTCTGCATGTGTCTAG